A single Triticum dicoccoides isolate Atlit2015 ecotype Zavitan chromosome 2A, WEW_v2.0, whole genome shotgun sequence DNA region contains:
- the LOC119356237 gene encoding cationic amino acid transporter 8, vacuolar-like, whose protein sequence is MAAGEQPQGRRYWRWSKADFFPEPSFQSWRAYGGALAATVPRLRDRVAARSSEAVEAGTLLAESENPLRRCLSWVDLAFLGFGSVVGSGVFVLTGQEARFDAGPAIPLAYAAAGFSALLSSFCYAELATEIPSAGGSFSYLRVELGDMAAFLAAGNILLEAVVGAAGLGRSWTSYLAALFGLDTDALRIHVPALAEGFNLLDPIAVVVLICTSALAMSGARLTSTINSLASVIGIVIIAFVIGAGFSHFHSSNLVEPTFFPFGAAGVFRAAAVVYWSYTGFDMVATMAEETKNPGRDVPLGLLSSMSAITVVYCAMSLALVGMQRYSEIDPNAAYSVAFAATGLKWARYVVALGALKGMTSGLLVGALGQARYTTQIARTHMIPPYFALVHPRTGTPVYATMAVTLGAACVALFSSLDVLASVSSISTLFIFALVAVALLVRRYYVAGKTPARQLRTFLAFLALVVLSSIGLSAYYNSRYARRWPGYAVFGVGWAAGAAGLALAAKQQRQPKVYGVPLMPWLPAMSVATNLFLMGSLGSMAYLRFGICTVAMLVYYVLFGVHATYDVAHSATAADVVAENVEQGKIVPGSTLPA, encoded by the coding sequence ATGGCGGCTGGGGAGCAGCCGCAGGGCCGGCGGTACTGGCGGTGGAGCAAGGCCGATTTTTTCCCGGAGCCCTCGTTCCAGAGCTGGCGCGCGTACGGCGGCGCGCTCGCGGCCACCGTGCCGCGCCTGCGCGACCGCGTGGCCGCCCGATCGTCCGAGGCCGTCGAGGCGGGGACGCTGCTCGCGGAGAGCGAGAACCCGCTGCGCCGCTGCCTCTCCTGGGTCGACCTCGCCTTCCTCGGCTTCGGCTCCGTCGTCGGCTCCGGCGTCTTCGTGCTCACCGGCCAGGAGGCGCGCTTCGACGCCGGCCCGGCCATCCCGCTCGCCTACGCCGCCGCGGGCTTCTCCGCCCTGCTCTCGTCCTTCTGCTACGCGGAGCTCGCCACCGAGATCCCATCTGCCGGGGGCTCCTTCTCGTACCTGCGGGTCGAGCTCGGCGACATGGCGGCGTTCCTCGCCGCCGGGAACATACTGCTGGAGGCCGTCGTGGGGGCGGCCGGCCtggggcgctcctggacgtcctaCCTCGCCGCGCTCTTCGGACTCGACACCGACGCGCTCCGCATCCACGTCCCGGCGCTCGCTGAAGGTTTCAATCTGCTCGATCCCATCGCCGTCGTCGTCCTCATCTGCACCTCCGCCCTGGCCATGTCCGGCGCGCGCCTCACCTCCACCATCAACTCGCTGGCGTCCGTGATCGGCATCGTCATCATCGCCTTCGTCATCGGCGCGGGCTTCTCGCACTTCCACTCCAGCAACCTCGTGGAGCCgaccttcttccccttcggggccgCCGGCGTGTTCCGCGCGGCGGCGGTGGTGTACTGGTCCTACACGGGCTTCGACATGGTGGCCACCATGGCGGAAGAGACCAAGAACCCCGGCCGGGACGTGCCGCTGGGCCTCCTGTCGTCCATGTCGGCCATCACCGTGGTGTACTGCGCCATGTCCCTGGCGCTGGTCGGCATGCAGCGGTACAGCGAGATCGACCCCAACGCCGCCTACTCGGTGGCGTTCGCCGCGACCGGGCTCAAGTGGGCGCGCTACGTCGTGGCGCTCGGCGCGCTCAAGGGCATGACGAGCGGCCTCCTGGTGGGCGCGCTGGGGCAGGCGCGCTACACCACGCAGATCGCGCGCACGCACATGATCCCGCCCTACTTCGCGCTCGTGCACCCCAGGACCGGCACGCCCGTGTACGCCACCATGGCCGTCACGCTCGGCGCCGCCTGCGTGGCGCTCTTCTCGAGCCTGGACGTGCTCGCCTCCGTCTCCTCCATCAGCACGCTCTTCATCTTCGCCCTGGTGGCCGTCGCGCTGCTCGTCCGCCGCTACTACGTGGCCGGGAAGACCCCGGCCAGGCAGCTGCGCACCTTCCTCGCCTTCCTGGCGCTGGTGGTCCTGTCGTCCATCGGGCTCTCGGCGTACTACAACTCGCGCTACGCCAGGCGGTGGCCGGGGTACGCGGTGTTCGGCGTGGGCTGGGCGGCCGGCGCGGCGGGGCTGGCGCTGGCGGCGAAGCAGCAGCGGCAGCCCAAGGTGTACGGCGTGCCGCTCATGCCGTGGCTGCCGGCCATGTCCGTGGCCACCAACCTGTTCCTGATGGGGTCCCTCGGGTCCATGGCCTACCTGCGCTTCGGCATCTGCACGGTGGCGATGCTCGTGTACTACGTGCTCTTCGGCGTGCACGCGACGTACGACGTGGCGCACTCTGCGACGGCGGCCGACGTCGTGGCCGAGAATGTCGAGCAGGGGAAGATTGTGCCAGGGTCCACGCTGCCGGCATGA